The stretch of DNA CCGCCGCCGGCGCGGTCGGCTCGGTGGTCGGCCAGCTCGCCAAGCTGCAGGGCGCCCGCGTCGTCGGCTTCGCGGGCAGCGACGAGAAGTGCGACGTCGTCGAGGAGGAGTTCGGCTTCGACGCCTGCATCAACTACAAAGCGACCGACGACTACGTCGCGGCGCTCGCCGACGCCGCGCCGGAGGGCGTCGACGGCTACTTCGATAACGTCGGCGGCCCGATCACCGACGCCGTGTTCAGCCACCTCAACGTCGACGCCCGCGTCGCGGTCTGTGGGCAGATCGCACTGTACAACGCCGAGGAGATGCCCACCGGGCCACGGAAGCTGGGGAAGCTGATCGAGACGCGGGCCCGCGTGCAGGGGCTGCTCGTCCAGGACTTCGCGCCGCGGTTCGAGCAGGCGACCGCAGATCTGGCTGAGTGGGTCGCCGCCGGCGAGATCGAGTACCGCGAGACGGTGACCGAGGGGCTGGAGAACGCCCCCGACGCCTTCTTGGGGCTGTTCGAGGGCGAGAACGTCGGGAAGCAGGTGGTGAAAGTCGGGAACTAGGGTGGTGTTTCGGTAGCCGTCGGCACAACGACCGCCGCAAACGCGACCGCGGAGTGAGCTCGACCACTTGCGACCGCACCGCCCCGCACAGCCCTCGTGCCTCCCCAGCCGACTCGCTCCCTACAGTCGCTCGTCCCTCGCGCTCGGGTCGCGCACGGAGGCGCGACCGTTTCGCGCCGACCGCACAGCAGCAGCTACTCGGTCTGCATCGAAAGAAAACGGACCGGTGATTGCTGTTACTTCCCGCCGCGGTCGCCCGACGCCACGCTCGGTCGGACCTTCTCCGCACCCTTGCCTCGGGTGCGCAGCCCGCGGTTGGACTTGCCGGCGTTGGTGAGGCCGCGGAACGCGCGGCCGGTCTGGGAGTCGTCGCAGATCCAGTTGAGGTCGTCGTCGTTCTGGATCGCGGCGTGTTCGGGGTCCACGAGGATCGCCTCGAACCACTTCTGGGAGCCGTCCTCACCGACCCAGTAGGAGTTCATCACGCGGAGGTTCGGGTACTTCCGGGTCGCGCGCTCCTCGGCGATCCGCTGGATCGAGGTCCGGCGGCCGAGGCGGTTGACGCCCTGGCGCTTCGAACGACGGCCGGCCTTGTGTCGGCGCTTGCGCGCGCCGCCCTTGCGGACGGCGATGCGGACGACGACGATACCCTGCTTGGCCTTGTAGCCGAGTTCGCGGGCCTTGTCCAGTCGGGTCGGGCGCTCGATGCGCTCGATGGCGCCTTCCTCGCGCCACTCCTGTTTTCGCTGCCACTGCAGCTCGGCGAGCTTGCCGTCGCCGGGCTGCTTCCACGCGTCCTTGATGTGGGAGTAGAAACTTCGTGCCATGGTTCTCTGCGGGCGCTTGCGATTCAGTCGGGCAGTCGGCGGCTCCGCCGCCTTTGGAGGCGCGTCGCACCTCTTCCGACCACATTTCGTCCCGAGCTATCGGGTGCCCGCTGGCGTCCCGTCGACCAGCGAGTTACCCGTGGATATTCGGGATTCGGTGGTAAGGGTTTCGAAGCGCCCCGACTCCGGGTCTTCGGGGTCGAGCGAGAAACGCCGACCGATGCCGAGAAGCGAGTTTAGACGCCCGTCTCGTACCGCAGGATGCCCGCGATCCCGCCGAAGGCGTTGAGCAGCTGTTCGCCCTTCTCGAAGTCGGTACTGATGAACTTCGTTTCGGTGCCGCGCTGGTCGGCGATCTCCATCAGGTGATCGACCACGTCCTCCCGCTCCTGCACTTCCGCGGCCTCGCCGCACTCCGAGCACTCGTGGTCGGTCGTGTTGTGCCGGCGCTCGACGGTCTCGTACTCGGTGTGCCCGTTGGGACACTCGTACACCACCACGTCCTCGGTGAGATCTTCCGAGAGCAGCAGGCGGTCGACCGAGCCCATGATGAGGTTCTCCCGGGTCGGCCCGAGGCCGTAGGTCGCTTCGCCGCCGGTGTGGAGGTTCTCGAAGAACTCCTCCATCTGCTCTTTGTCCTCGACGAGCTCCTGATCGGCCAGCGCCTCCTGCCCGGCGTCGACGAGGTCGTAGAGCCCGGACTCGTCGGTGTAGGCGATGTCGAACTTCCCGAGCACCTTGTCCTGCAGCTCGTGGTGGAGGTAGTCGCCGTCGAGGAACTCGTCTTTCGTCGGCGACGGACCCCCGACGAGGATCCCGTCGAGCTCGTGCCGTTTGGGAACCATCAGGTCGTCGGCCATCTCCGCGACCTCCTGATAGAAGTTGTCGATAGCCTCCAGTCGCAGTCGGGCGAAACGCTGGGCGGACTGACCACCTTTGCGCTGCTTGCCCGGGACCAGCGAGGACGCCGACTTGACTGGCTCGACGCGCTTGCCTTTGAGCCAGCCGACGTTGGCCTCCCGCCGGTCGAGCACGATCAGGCCGAACAGGCCGGAGTCGGCCATCATGTGCTCCAGCGGCTCGATCAGGAAGTCCGAGTCACAGTGGTAGCGGAACGACTCGACGGGGTCCGGCGGCGACTCCAGCGTCCGGGTGATCATCTCGGTCTGGCCGCCGCCGGCGTCGATCGCGCCCGAGAAGATCACCATCCCGTTCTCCGGCGGGTAGGTGTCGTAGTAGCGCAGCCGGTCCTTGATCGACGTGAGGGCGTCCTGCACGTTCGTCCGTGTCTGCTTGGACTTGATGTTGGCCGCCTCGGAGTGCTCCTGGGTCACGTGAGCGACCACGTCGGAGATCTGGCGGTCCTCGGGAATGTAGATGGTGACGAGCTGCGTTCCTGATCCCTCGAACTCCTCCAGCTCCTCGAGCACCTTGCGGAACTCGTACTTCCGCCGGTCCTCGCTGGTCGCTTCTGCGTCGGTACTCATTAATGCAGGATAGGCGCTATCGCGTGTAAGTACCTGTTGACTGTTCGTGTAGCGGTTTCACACCCTGGGCGTCGACGATCGACCCGCTGAGCGGCGTCGAGACCCCCCGATGTCACCGAGCGTTACATCGACTCCGGCGCGGCGACGCCGAGCACGTCGAGCGCGTTCCCGACCGTGTGGGCGGCCGCAGCCACGAGTGCCAGCCGCGCGTCCCGCAGTTCCTCGCTCTCGGCTTCGAGCACCGGACACTCCCGGTAGAACGCGTTGAACCGCTCGGCGAACGTCCGAGTGTAGGTGGCGACGCGGTGCGGTTCGAGATCCTCGGCGGCGCCCTCGACCACGGCGGGGAACCGGGCGATCGTCCGGAGGAGGTCGCGCTCCTCGGGCGTGTCGAGCAGGTCGCCGTCGACGGCGGCGGGAACCGACTCGCCGTCGAGGATCCCGCGACAGCGCGCGTGGACGTACTGGACGTACGGCGCCGACTGCGCCTCGAAGTCGAGCGCGCGCTCCCACTCGAAGGTGATCGCCTTGCTCGGCTGCTTGGCGACGATGTCGTAGCGGACGGCGCCGATTCCGACCTGTCGGGCGATGCGCTCGACGTCCTCCTCACCGAGTTCGTCCTCGCGGATGCGGTCGTCCATGCGGTCCTCGACCTCCTCGCGGGCGCGGGCGACGGCCTCGTCCAGCAGGTCATCGAGATCGACCCCTGTCCCCTCGCGGGTGCTCATCCCCTCGCCGCCGGGGAGGTTCACCCACGAGAAGAACACCTGATCCAGCTGGTCGGTGTCGTGATCGAGCAGTTCGAGCGTCTCGCGGAGCTGAGAGAACGTGAGCTTGTGGTCCTCGCCGACGACGGTGACTGCCCGGTCGTAGTTCTCGAACTTCCACTCGTGGTGGGCGAGGTCGCGGGTGGTGTACAGCGTCGTCCCGTCCGAGCGCAGGAACACGAAGTTCTTGTCGATGCCGTGCGCGGAGAGGTCGAGCTGCCACGCCTCCTCCTCGTACTCCGCCTCCTCGAGCGCCTGCAGGCGTTCGACCACGTCGTCGGTGGCGCCGGAGCGCATGAACCGCGTCTCCTTGACGAACTCGTCGAACTCGGCGGGCAGCCGCGAGAGCGTCTGGGTCATCCCCTCGAGCACCGTGTCGACCACCTCGCTCACGCGCTCGTACGTCTCGTCGTCGCCGTCCTCGAGCCCCTGCATGATGGACTCGATCTCCTCCTCGGCGGCCGCCGTGGCGGCCTCGTCCGCTTCCTCGAGGTAGCTGTTCCCCTTCCGGTAGTAGCGGACGAGCTCGTAGTCGGGCTTCTCGCGTTCGGGTTCGGGCAGCTCGCTCTCGTCGAACGTCTCGTACGCCCACGTGAACACCGCGACCTGCCGGCCGGCGTCGTTGACGTAGTAGTGTCGTTCGACGTCGTAGCCGGCGTAGTCGAGCGCGTTCGCGATCGCGTCGCCGATGATGGGGTTGCGCGCGCGGCCGACGTGGACCGGGCCGGTCGGGTTCGCGGAGGTGTGTTCGACGACGACCGACTCGCCCGTCGGCGGGCGCTGGCCGTACGCCTCGTCGCCGGCGGCGGCGAGCGTGTCCTCGTAGTACGACTCGTCCGGCGCGAAGTTGAGGTACGGCCCCTGCGTCGTGATCTCGCCGACGTACTCGTACTCGTCGGGGTCGATCTCCGCGGCCACCTCGGCGGCGACCGCCGGCGGCGGCGCGCCCACCTCGCTCGCGAGCCGGAACGCGACGCTGGAGGCGAGCACCGCGTCGACGTCCGCCGGCGGCTCCTCGATCCCGAGGTCGTCGGTCGGCAGGTCGCGCGCGGCCAGCGCGGCCGCGACCGCGTCCTCGACCGCCGACCGGAACTCGATGAACATGGGCGACCGTTCCGCCCGGTGAATAAAGGGGCTTCCGAACCGTTCGGCCGGGGGAGCGCCGATAGAGCAGCGCGCTCCCGTCACGGTTCTGCACCGCACCGCATCCAGTATCGTTAAGCATCTCGATACTGAACTTCATCCCATGCAAGAGACGACTGCGGGGGTCGACGCCGCCGAGGTGGCGGCGCTGAAGGAGATCGCGCTGTCCGGCGGCGTCGACGGCGAGCGGAAGGTGTCGTGTGCGGCGTTGGGCGAGCGCCTCGACGCGTCGAGTCAGACCGCTTCGCGGCGGCTCCAGCGGCTGGAGTCGGCGAACCTGATCGAGCGGGAGGTCGTCGCGGACGGGCAGTGGATCTCGCTCACCGCCGACGGGCAGTCCCGGCTCCGCGGGGAGTACGCTGACTACCGCCGGCTGTTCGAGGACGACGCCGCACTGACGCTTTCGGGGACGGTAACCGCCGGCGCCGGCGAGGGACGACACTACATCTCGCTGTCGGGGTACAAGCGCCAGTTCGAGGAGCGACTCGGCTACGAGCCGTATCCGGGCACGCTCAACGTCGACCTCGACGAGCAGAGCACCCGGAACCGGAGCGAGCTCACGGCCGTCGAGGGCGTCCGCATCGACGAGTGGGAGGACGAGGAGCGCACGTACGGCGCCGCGACCTGCTACCCCGCGCGGCTGGACGCCGACGCCGGTAGCGTCGAGCCGGTCCACGTGATCGTCCCCGACCGCACCCACCACGACGAGGATCAGATCGAGCTCATCGCCCCCGAGATGCTCCGCGACGAGCTCGGGCTGGCCGACGGCGACGGGGTCGCCGTGGAGATCGAGTCGGCATGAGTTCGACGACCGACACCGTCGACAGCGTGGCGGCCGCGCGGGCCGCCTTCGCTCGCGGGGAGCCAGTGCTCGTCCACGACGCCGCCGACCGCGAGGGCGAGGTGGACATCGTCTACCCCGCGCAGGCGGTCGACGCCGAGGCGGTCCGCCGGCTGCGAAACGACGCCGGCGGGCTGATCTGTGTCGCGATCACCGACGCGGTCGCCGAGGCGTGGGGGCTGCCGTTCCTCGCGGACGCGCTCGACCACCCCGCCACCGAGGCGGCCCATCTGGACTACGACGACCGCTCGTCGTTCTCGCTCCCGGTGAACCACCGCGAGACGTTCACGGGGATCACCGACGACGACCGCGCGCTGACGATCGGCGAACTGGGCGCGGCCGCCGACGACGCGGCGGCGGGGGCGTTCGACGCCGACGACTTCGCCGACTCGTTCCGCTCGCCCGGTCACGTCACGCTGCTGCGTGGCGCACCGGAACTGCTCGCGGACCGGCAGGGCCACACCGAACTCGGCCTCGCGCTCGCCGCGGCCGCGGACCGCGAGCCCGCGGTGGTGGTGTGTGAGATGCTCGACGGCGAGACCGGGGCTGCGCGCACCCCTGCCGACGCACGCGCTTACGCCGAGCGCGAGGGGCTGACGTACGTCGAGGGGCGGGACCTGCTGGCCCGGCTGGACTGAGACCGCCGTTTCTGACGATTTTAAGACCCCGCCGTCCCCACACCCAGGTATGAGTGCCTTCGAGGAGATGGAGGAGGACGGAACGATCTGGATGAACGGTGAGTACGTCGATTGGGAGGACGCCACGGTTCACGTGCTGAGCCACGCGATGCACTACGGCACGGGGATCTTCGAGGGCGTCCGCGCGTACGACACCGAGGAGGGGACCGCTATCTTCCGCTGGGAGGAACACCTCGACCGGTTCTACAACTCCGCGAAGCCCTACGACATGGAGATCGATTTCTCCCGGGAGGAGCTCACCGAGGCGACGCTCGAAGTCATCCGGCGCAACGACCTCGACTCCGCGTACGTCCGGCCGCTCGCGTACTACGGCTACGATTCGCTGGGCGTCTCGCCCGGCGACTGCCCGACCGACGTGAGCGTCGCCGCATGGCCGTGGGGCGCCTACCTCGGCCAGGAGGCGCTCGAGAACGGCATCAAGGTGGAGGTCTCTTCCTGGCGCAAGCACGCCTCCAGCCAGGTCCCGACCAACGCGAAGACGACCGGGCTGTACGTCAACAGCATGCTGGCCGGCGAGGAGGCCCGTCGCCACGGCGCCGAAGAGGCGATCGTCCTGAACAAGGAGGGCAACGTCGCCGAGGGGCCGGGGGAGAACATCTTCCTCGTACGCGACGACGAGCTGTACACGCCCGGCCTGAGCGAGTCGATCCTCGACGGCATCACCCGGGATACGGTGATTACGCTGGCCGAGGAGCGCGGCTACGAGGTCCACGACAACGTGAGCATCTCCCGCGGCGAGCTGCACACGGCCGACGAGCTGTTCTTCAGCGGCTCGGCTGCCGAGGTGACGCCGATCCGGCAGGTCGACAACATCGAGATCGGTGAGGGCGGCCGCGGCCCGGTGACCGAGGAGCTCCAGAGCGCCTTTTTCGATCTGGTCGAGCGCCGCACCGACGACCACGAGGAGTGGTTCACGTACGTCTAGATCGGCTTCCGACAGCGATCTGCGGGGCAGTCTGATTTTCCGAAAGAACCACACCGCGACCTACCGGAACGACGCCAACTGCTGGCTCCGCCGGCCGATATCGAACGGCGGATCGAGCTCGTCGACCTCCGCCAGCCGTTCCAGCGCCAGCCGAACGTCGACGCCGGCCCGCTCGGCCGCCTCACACAGCTCTTCGATCGCCGCGCGCTCCAGCGCCAGCGAGTCGAGCTTCCCCAGCGCGAGCGCGAACGCGACGCCGCCCTCTCCGGTCGGGAACGACTCGTGGATCGCCGAGAAGTCGGCGTTCTCCGGGGCGGGGGCGTCGGCCATGCCGGCCTCGCTGGCGGCGACGGTCCGCAGACAGACAGAACAGATCGCGCTCTCGGCCGCCGGTGCGTGCTCCCGGAGCGCCGCCGGGGTGGCGAAAGCGACGACGGGAGCGTCACACGCCGGACAGGACACGGCTCAGTCGGCTTTCGGGGACGCGGTCGTCGCGCCCTCGCGCTCGTCGGCCTCGATTTCGGCCTCGTCCTCCTCCTCTTCCTTCTTGGCCTTGATCTTCTTGAGTCGGAAGATCTCCTCGCGCTCCTGCTCCTCGAGCTTCTGCTCGATGTACTCTTGGTTCTCGTACAGCTCGGGCAGGAGCTTGAACTCTAGGGCGTTCACGCGGCGCTTGGTAGTCTCGATCTCTTCGAGCATCTTCTTCATCGCCGTCTCGACCTCGGCCGCGAGGATGATCGAGTCGATGAGCTCCTCGTACGCCTCGGCGGTCTCGTCGATGCGCGCCGAGGAGCCGATCAGCCCGTAGCCGCGCTCGTCGATCGGCTTCCGAACTTTCGAGGCCTCGATCTGGGGCACCACGACGCCCATGATGTTCTTCGACTGGGTCGTGATCTCGGGGTGCTCCTTCAGCGCGGCGGCGGCGCCGCGGACCGCCACGTCGCCCTCCATCGCCCGCGTCATGTCGAGCGTCGCCTGGGCGTCTTGGTAGTCGGCCTCGAGGTCGCTCCGGATGTCCTGGGCCTGATCCAGGATGTCCATGAACTCCATGATGAGGCCGTCACGCTTCTGCTCCAGCGTATCGTGACCCCGCTCGGAGAGTTCGATGCGATCCTCGATCGCCATGAGGTTCTTCCGGGTCGGTTTGACGTCCTCGGCCATTCTTAGGGGTCTCTTCCGGCCGAAGGTGGTTAATAGTTGTTAGTCCCGATCGCGGGCGACCGACGGCTGATCGCGACGGCCAACTGACCCGAAGAGAAACCGACGCCTCAGGTCCCTTCGCGGACGTTCCAGCCCTGCTGCATCTCGTTGTGCTTGCGTTCGAGGAACGAGTAGACGGCACCGTGGGGCGCGCCGTCGAGGATCATCCCGGCCGCGCGCCGGACGGCGTCGATCTCCTCGGGCTCGCCGATGATTCCCAGCGTCGAGCCGTAGATCACCACGTTCGCGCCGGTGAGCTGTTCCATCAGCTCCCGGGTCCGGCCGTCCTCGCCGATGAGTCGACCTTTCTGTCGCTGCAGGTCGTTGTCGTTTCGGGTCTGTTCGGTGAGATCGATCAGGTCGAGCCGTCGCAGATCGCTCTCCAGCAGTCCCAGCGCCGTCTCGGGCTTGAACCCGCGGCCGATCGCCTTCACGATGTCGGGCGCGGCCATCGCGTCGATGGGATCGCCGACCGTCTCGATGCCCACCGACCCGTCCTCGGAGTCGATGTCGAGGCGAACGCCGGCGCGCTCCTCGATCTCCCGCATCGTCTCACCCCCAGAGCCGATGAGGACGCCGATGCGGTCCTGTGGGACCGTTACGTGTTGCATGAGGCGGCTTAGCCGCTGGAGGGTTGTAAGCGTTCCTCGTCGGTCGTTCACGCGGCTCCGTCGGGCTCGCCCGCCGGGTCCGCGTCGGCCTCGGTGACGTACGCCTCCAGCTCGTCGCCCGTCACCTCGAGCCCCTGCCGCGAGAAGAAGGCGGCGACGTTCTCACAGTCGCGTTCGAGGAACTCCCCCGAGTTCGGGTGGTGGACGGTGACGGCCTGCCCCATGTCGATGATCACCAGTTCGCCCTCGTGGACGATCATGTTGTACTCCGAGAGGTCGCCGTGGACGAGGCCGGCGCTGTAGAGCCGGCGCATGTACTCCCGCACCACCTCGTAGGCCTGCTGGGGGTTCTCCACGTCGACCTCTGCCAGCCGCGGGGCGCGGCGCTCGTCGGCCTGCCCGACCAGCTCCATCACGAGCACGTTCCGCTGGACGGCGATCGGTTCGGGCACGCGAACGCCGGCCTTCTCGGCGCGCTTGAGGTTCGCGAACTCCTTGCGGGTCCACGCCAGCACCGTCGCCTTCTTGTTGTCCTCCAGCCCCTCGAACCGCGGGTCGCCCTCGAGGTACTCCCGCATCTGGCGGAAGTCCGAGGCGTTGATCCGGTAGATCTTGACCGCCACGTCGCCCGCCTCCCCCCGGGCCTCGTAGACGTTGGCCTCCTTCCCCGTCGACAGCGGGCCGCCGAAGGCGCCGACGTGGCCGTCCTGCACTAGCTTGTACAGCGCGCCCAGCGTGGCGTCGTCGAAGGCGCCCTGCTCGACTTTGAGGCGTTCGACGTTCTTCAGCCGCTTCCGGAACTCGTCGAACTCCCGGTCCTGGCGTCGGGCGGTGCTGTCCGCTTCGGTGTCGGCGAGCTCGATCTCCTCGAACTCGTCGCCGGGCTCCGCCATCTCCTCGTCGACGAAGCCGTAGTCCTCGCTCATTCACTCGAGGTTGGGCGCCGCGGCGTAAAAGGGTGGTCCGAGCCGATCGCGTTGACGAGAGCCGCAGGCTCTCGTCTGCCAACCAGAAACCTCCGATTTCTGGTGACGTGGACGAGCGGCGCTCGTCCGCCAGCCAGAACGCGGCGCGTTCTGGCGACGTTGTCAGAAGCGGAGCTTCTGACTGCCAGTCGGACGTAGTCCGACGACGGCGCGCGACCTGTCGCCGGCTCCGTCCGGCGGTCAACGAGCCCATGCCGTGATCGTGCACACCGCTCTCGGCGATTCAGACGTCCGTTTCCGTGACGTACCCGCCCTCGCGGAGCTGTTCGGCCTCGCGGTTCTCGTAACGGTGCTCGATGTCGGCTTTCTCGTCCTGCCAGTCCCACGGGCTCACGAGCACGAGGTCGTCCTCACGGATCCAGTCGCGCTTGCGCATCCGGCCGGGGATGCGGGCGGTGCGTTCTTCCCCGTCGGCACACCGGACGGTCACCCGATTCGCGCCGAGCATCTCGACTACCTCGGCGAACAGCTCGTCGTCCTCGGGGGCCCGGATCCCCTCGGGGAGGTCGTCGTTGCTCATCAGCACCGGCTTGGACGGTGGGGTGGTTAAGCGCTGTGGGATTTCGGACGGCCGAGCTATCGAACGGCGATCGCTCGTGCTCCCACTTTCTCACGAAACGTGGGACCGCCGGCGTTTTCACCGCACCCCGCACACTCCCGACCATGTACGACCGACTCGGTATCGGCGGTATCGCCGGCGTCGTCCTCGTCATCGCCGGGATCGCGCTCGTCGCGTGGCAGGCGCCGATCGTCGCCGCCGGCCTCGCGTTCGTCCTCGCGGGGCTGGGGCTAGTGGTCCGGGCGCTCGTCGGGAACGTGATGCGGCAGTTCGGGATGGCCTGAGACGCCGTCTATATAGCGCTATTAGCGCGTTTTACACTGCGTCGCCCGGACCACGCTGGTCATGGAGCGACGTGCCCTCCTCGCGATCCTCGGTGCCGGCCTCGCCGGCACCGCCGGCTGCAGCGCCCTCGACAGCACCGAACCGGCCCACACGGTCACCGTCTACAACGTCGACTCCGAGGTCACCCGCGAGGTGACCGTCCGGATCGAGGACGGCGCCGGCGAGACGGTGTTCGAGCGCACCGCGACGTTCGGCGCCGGGAACGAGGCCGACGAGAACGTCCCGTTTCCCGAGTCGAGCGCGCCCGAGACGGTGTTCGTGACCGTGAACGGGGCCGAGTTCGAACGTGAGTGGCCGGCGACGGACTGCGACGGCGAGAACTGGGCCGGGATCGAGCTGCGCATCCGCGGCGGCCCGGACGAGGAGCCGTCGGTGGAGCTACAGACCCGCTGTCAGCACGTGACGACGACCCCGCCGTAGCGTCGCCGTTCGTCTCGCGCTCCGGTTCAGGACCGCTGCTCCCGCAGCTTCGCCCGCCCGGGCTCGATCAGGCGGTCGAGGTACTCCGCGAGCGTCGGCTTGGCGTCGGCGGGGTGGAGTTCGCCCGACGCGAAGTCGGCCTCCAGTTCCTCGTAGCTGTCGTACTCCAGATCGCCGCCGTACTCCTCGGGGCGCTCGACGACGACTTCGTCGAACCGCGGGAACACGTGGTACTCGAAGATTTCGAGGACTGGGTTGTTGCGCTCCTCGCCCTCGTCGGTCGGTTCCGGATCGACTTCGCCGGCCGGGCAGAACGCGCCGTTGACCTTCTCCTCGATATCCTCGCGGCTGTCCTCCAGCGAGATGGAGACGCCGGTGCTGTTGGACATCTTCCCGATCCCCGTCGAGAGCTCGGAGATCAGCGGCGTGTGCAGGCAGGTCGGCGCCTCGTAGTCGATGCTGGGCAGCGTGTCGCGAGCGAGCATGTGCACTTTGCGCTGCTCCATCCCGCCGACCGCGAGGTCGATGTCGAGGTACTCGATGTCCAGCGCCTGCATCAGCGGGTACACCGCCTGTGAGACTGTCACCGAGTCGCCCGAACCGATCTCACTCATCGCGCGCTCCGCCCGGGAGAGGGTCGTCTCCAGTTCGATCGCGTGGAGGTCGAGCACGTACTCCTCGTCAAACTGGAACTCCGAGCCCAGTCGGAACTCCGTCTGCTCCTCGTCGAGCCCGTAGGCGACGAACTGCTCCTGCATCCGCTCTGCGGTGTCTCGGATCTCTTCGAACGTCCCCTTTCCGTTGAGGTAGGCGTGCACGTCCGCGAGCAGGATCACGACCTCCATCCCCGCCTCCTGTAGGTCGATCAGCTTGTTCGCGCCGAGCATGTGCCCGATGTGGAGCACGCCCGAGGGCTCGTAGCCGACGTACGCGCGCTTGCCTTCGGGGTCGGCTGCCAGCTCCTCGACCTCCGCCTCGGTGACGACCTCCGCGGCGTTGCGGGT from Halolamina sediminis encodes:
- a CDS encoding DUF120 domain-containing protein produces the protein MQETTAGVDAAEVAALKEIALSGGVDGERKVSCAALGERLDASSQTASRRLQRLESANLIEREVVADGQWISLTADGQSRLRGEYADYRRLFEDDAALTLSGTVTAGAGEGRHYISLSGYKRQFEERLGYEPYPGTLNVDLDEQSTRNRSELTAVEGVRIDEWEDEERTYGAATCYPARLDADAGSVEPVHVIVPDRTHHDEDQIELIAPEMLRDELGLADGDGVAVEIESA
- a CDS encoding NADP-dependent oxidoreductase; protein product: MVTTDRYFLAERPDGMPDDDTFDRRTVELGDPAAGEVLVKLRYLSVDPYMRGRMDAGESYAEPWEVDEPLEGAAVGEVVDETGTEFAAGDTVVGNMSWSEYHLANADGLQRIETGALPVSTALGVLGMPGRTAYFGTREVLEPRAGDTVVVSAAAGAVGSVVGQLAKLQGARVVGFAGSDEKCDVVEEEFGFDACINYKATDDYVAALADAAPEGVDGYFDNVGGPITDAVFSHLNVDARVAVCGQIALYNAEEMPTGPRKLGKLIETRARVQGLLVQDFAPRFEQATADLAEWVAAGEIEYRETVTEGLENAPDAFLGLFEGENVGKQVVKVGN
- the argS gene encoding arginine--tRNA ligase, which gives rise to MFIEFRSAVEDAVAAALAARDLPTDDLGIEEPPADVDAVLASSVAFRLASEVGAPPPAVAAEVAAEIDPDEYEYVGEITTQGPYLNFAPDESYYEDTLAAAGDEAYGQRPPTGESVVVEHTSANPTGPVHVGRARNPIIGDAIANALDYAGYDVERHYYVNDAGRQVAVFTWAYETFDESELPEPEREKPDYELVRYYRKGNSYLEEADEAATAAAEEEIESIMQGLEDGDDETYERVSEVVDTVLEGMTQTLSRLPAEFDEFVKETRFMRSGATDDVVERLQALEEAEYEEEAWQLDLSAHGIDKNFVFLRSDGTTLYTTRDLAHHEWKFENYDRAVTVVGEDHKLTFSQLRETLELLDHDTDQLDQVFFSWVNLPGGEGMSTREGTGVDLDDLLDEAVARAREEVEDRMDDRIREDELGEEDVERIARQVGIGAVRYDIVAKQPSKAITFEWERALDFEAQSAPYVQYVHARCRGILDGESVPAAVDGDLLDTPEERDLLRTIARFPAVVEGAAEDLEPHRVATYTRTFAERFNAFYRECPVLEAESEELRDARLALVAAAAHTVGNALDVLGVAAPESM
- a CDS encoding branched-chain amino acid transaminase translates to MSAFEEMEEDGTIWMNGEYVDWEDATVHVLSHAMHYGTGIFEGVRAYDTEEGTAIFRWEEHLDRFYNSAKPYDMEIDFSREELTEATLEVIRRNDLDSAYVRPLAYYGYDSLGVSPGDCPTDVSVAAWPWGAYLGQEALENGIKVEVSSWRKHASSQVPTNAKTTGLYVNSMLAGEEARRHGAEEAIVLNKEGNVAEGPGENIFLVRDDELYTPGLSESILDGITRDTVITLAEERGYEVHDNVSISRGELHTADELFFSGSAAEVTPIRQVDNIEIGEGGRGPVTEELQSAFFDLVERRTDDHEEWFTYV
- a CDS encoding V-type ATP synthase subunit D, translated to MAEDVKPTRKNLMAIEDRIELSERGHDTLEQKRDGLIMEFMDILDQAQDIRSDLEADYQDAQATLDMTRAMEGDVAVRGAAAALKEHPEITTQSKNIMGVVVPQIEASKVRKPIDERGYGLIGSSARIDETAEAYEELIDSIILAAEVETAMKKMLEEIETTKRRVNALEFKLLPELYENQEYIEQKLEEQEREEIFRLKKIKAKKEEEEDEAEIEADEREGATTASPKAD
- the ribB gene encoding 3,4-dihydroxy-2-butanone-4-phosphate synthase: MSSTTDTVDSVAAARAAFARGEPVLVHDAADREGEVDIVYPAQAVDAEAVRRLRNDAGGLICVAITDAVAEAWGLPFLADALDHPATEAAHLDYDDRSSFSLPVNHRETFTGITDDDRALTIGELGAAADDAAAGAFDADDFADSFRSPGHVTLLRGAPELLADRQGHTELGLALAAAADREPAVVVCEMLDGETGAARTPADARAYAEREGLTYVEGRDLLARLD
- a CDS encoding 50S ribosomal protein L15e; the protein is MARSFYSHIKDAWKQPGDGKLAELQWQRKQEWREEGAIERIERPTRLDKARELGYKAKQGIVVVRIAVRKGGARKRRHKAGRRSKRQGVNRLGRRTSIQRIAEERATRKYPNLRVMNSYWVGEDGSQKWFEAILVDPEHAAIQNDDDLNWICDDSQTGRAFRGLTNAGKSNRGLRTRGKGAEKVRPSVASGDRGGK
- the prf1 gene encoding peptide chain release factor aRF-1, producing MSTDAEATSEDRRKYEFRKVLEELEEFEGSGTQLVTIYIPEDRQISDVVAHVTQEHSEAANIKSKQTRTNVQDALTSIKDRLRYYDTYPPENGMVIFSGAIDAGGGQTEMITRTLESPPDPVESFRYHCDSDFLIEPLEHMMADSGLFGLIVLDRREANVGWLKGKRVEPVKSASSLVPGKQRKGGQSAQRFARLRLEAIDNFYQEVAEMADDLMVPKRHELDGILVGGPSPTKDEFLDGDYLHHELQDKVLGKFDIAYTDESGLYDLVDAGQEALADQELVEDKEQMEEFFENLHTGGEATYGLGPTRENLIMGSVDRLLLSEDLTEDVVVYECPNGHTEYETVERRHNTTDHECSECGEAAEVQEREDVVDHLMEIADQRGTETKFISTDFEKGEQLLNAFGGIAGILRYETGV
- a CDS encoding DUF6276 family protein, producing the protein MSCPACDAPVVAFATPAALREHAPAAESAICSVCLRTVAASEAGMADAPAPENADFSAIHESFPTGEGGVAFALALGKLDSLALERAAIEELCEAAERAGVDVRLALERLAEVDELDPPFDIGRRSQQLASFR
- a CDS encoding KH domain-containing protein, translating into MQHVTVPQDRIGVLIGSGGETMREIEERAGVRLDIDSEDGSVGIETVGDPIDAMAAPDIVKAIGRGFKPETALGLLESDLRRLDLIDLTEQTRNDNDLQRQKGRLIGEDGRTRELMEQLTGANVVIYGSTLGIIGEPEEIDAVRRAAGMILDGAPHGAVYSFLERKHNEMQQGWNVREGT